Proteins encoded by one window of Primulina huaijiensis isolate GDHJ02 chromosome 1, ASM1229523v2, whole genome shotgun sequence:
- the LOC140971778 gene encoding uncharacterized protein encodes MLLLSQFRHPLSFSDDVIPTKFPFLPHRFLSTLPPQPELPRAYKYDEPYIGSQELVEGQKFSSSLLISKKNLVAYGLGTRPEDLADRVIDEFNTSDNPEIQKAFAKRRVIEKSTKEKKRATRKATAEKKVVAKRVANEARVAADVTTQGRKCLHEQANVLNNLKRPNFEPFSQSYNPGWRNHPNFSWRNDNAAQFSQPHFQNQQNFQNYAPYVPPPKRNLEDILNSFIAKQESINTQTAQTMTDLKDTLAKFASALNVHEKGKFPSQPLPNPKDHHSQTGTSGTQPMDQVKSVITLRSGKVVEKSILEPCEDDDKSTPKGKEVEPITCEEEVQQTVSPPFPHALKNTKKSNLNSDIYDIFKQVKVNIPLLDAIKQVPSYAKFLKDLCTVKRKLNVKKKAFLAEQVSAIIQNNNALKYKDPGCPTISCIIGERKIKKALLDLGASVNLLPYSVYQELNLGELKPTSVTLLLADRSVKVPRGMVEDVLVQVDNFVYPVDFIVLDTQPIEACNAIPVILGRPFLATSNALINCRNGIMKLSFGNMTLELNVFNLCKQPHDKGDESEDENLIETLVEENIQEGSTRDQLDICSIETVKENIEIDLDDFIRYHSLPGSEKEFDAKYENKDEPPILELKPLPEELKYAFLGEDETYPVVISSKLASDEEGKMPPQWSSQDKRKFLNEVKNFYWDDPYLFKYCPDQIFRRCIPDNEDALWAYRTTFKTSLNMSPYRLVYGKHCHLPVELEYIAYWATKTLNSSMDDAKKLRKLQLNELDELRNDALRTIPKPASRLVTLAGIVASSDRREEPHQKARVEPPRHETRAEQPRPNENVGNLTLEQLGQFITRTVDEAMKRNQVSMFAEEQASRQEREETAEGHQSRVEETQLLPSRENIEMGEMWNEIRMLRQ; translated from the exons ATGCTCTTGTTATCGCAATTCCGACATCCTCTGTCATTCTCCGACGATGTGATTCCGACCAAGTTTCCCTTCCTACCACACC GTTTTCTTTCCACTCTTCCTCCTCAACCCGAACTCCCCAGGGCATATAAGTATGATGAACCCTATATCGGGAGCCAAGAGCTCGTAGAAGGTCAGAAGTTCTCTTCTTCACTTCTGATTTCAAAGAAGAATCTTGTGGCATACGGGTTGGGTACCCGGCCTGAAGATCTTGCAGATAGggtgattgatgaattcaacaCCTCGG ATAATCCCGAAATACAGAAAGCTTTTGCCAAGAGACGAGTTATTGAGAAATcgacaaaagaaaagaaacggGCTACTCGAAAAGCTACCGCAGAGAAGAAAGTAGTGGCCAAGAGGGTGGCTAATGAAGCTCGGGTAGCTGCTGATGTCACGACCCAAGGACGGA aatgtctccatgaacaagccaatgttttaaacaatctcaaaaggccaaattttgaaccattttctcaaagttacaatccaggttggcgaaatcatccaaattttagttggaggaatgataatgctgcacaattttcacaaccacatttccaaaatcaacaaaattttcaaaattatgcaccttatgttcctccacctaaaaggaatttggaagatatattgaattctttcattgcaaagcaagagtctatcaatactcaaactgctcaaaccatgacagatttgaaagatactcttgctaaatttgcatctgcacttaatgttcatgaaaaaggtaaatttccttcacaacctctgcctaatcccaaggatcatcattcacaaactggaacttctggaactcaaccgatggatcaggtaaaatctgttattacccttcgaagtggtaaggttgtggaaaaatccattcttgaaccttgtgaagatgatgataaatcaactccaaagggtaaggaagtggaacccataacttgcgaagaggaggttcaacagacagtgtcaccaccattccctcatgcattgaaaaatacaaaaaaatcaaatttgaattctgatatatatgatatttttaaacaagtaaaagttaatattcctttattagatgcaataaaacaggtaccatcatatgccaaatttttgaaagacttgtgcactgtgaaaagaaaattgaatgtgaaaaagaaagcatttttagccgaacaagtaagtgcaatcattcaaaataataatgctttgaaatacaaagaccctggttgtcctactatttcttgtattattggagaacgaaagattaaaaaagccttgcttgaccttggagctagtgtgaatttacttccatattcagtttatcaagaactcaatctaggcgagttaaaacctacttcggtaacacttttacttgctgatagatctgttaaagtgccaagaggtatggtagaagacgtgttggtccaagttgataactttgtatatcctgtcgatttcatagttttagatacacaacctatcgaagcttgtaatgcaattcctgtaattttaggtcgtccatttttagcaacttctaatgctcttataaattgcaggaatggaataatgaagttgtcatttggtaacatgaccttggagcttaatgtgtttaatctttgtaagcaaccacatgacaaaggagatgaaagtgaagatgaaaatcttattgaaactcttgtggaagaaaacattcaagaagggagtactcgtgatcaattagatatttgttcaattgaaactgttaaagaaaatattgaaattgatcttgatgattttatcaggtatcactcgttaccaggatcagagaaagaatttgatgcaaaatatgagaacaaagacgaaccacccatattggagttaaaacccttgccagaagaattgaagtatgcatttcttggagaagatgaaacatatccggtggtaatttcttccaaactagcaagtgatgaagaag gaaaaatgccaccgcaatggagttctcaagataaaagaaaatttttgaatgaggtaaaaaacttttattgggatgatccgtatctgttcaagtattgtccggatcaaatttttcgacgttgcatacccgacaatgag gatgcactttgggcatatcgaacaacttttaaaacatcattgaatatgtctccctataggttggtttatggaaaacattgtcatttgcctgtggaattggaataTATAGCTTATTGGGCGaccaaaactttaaattcaagcatggatgatgccaaaaaattgcgtaaattgcaacttaatgaacttgatgaactcagaaatgacgc gctcaggacaattCCAAAACCTGCGTCAAGACTAGTGACACTCGCCGGAATAGTCGCGTCCTCAGATAGG CGAGAAGAACCTCATCAAAAGGCAAGAGTTGAACCACCTCGTCACGAAACAAGGGCCGAGCAACCCCGTCCTAATGAAaatgtggggaacttgaccTTGGAGCAATTGGGCCAGTTTATTACCCGAACAGTGGACGAGGCCATGAAAAGAAACCAAGTATCTATGTTCGCTGAAGAACAAGCCTCTCGCCAAGAGCGAGAAGAAACAGCTGAAGGCCATCAGagtagagttgaagagacgcaGCTCCTCCCAAGTAGGGAGAATATTGAGATGGGAGAGATGTGGAATGAAATACGGATGTTGAGGCAGTAA